Proteins encoded together in one Deltaproteobacteria bacterium window:
- a CDS encoding flagellar protein FlgN — MECAMLEIITDSLTRQTKGSQLLTILLQEEYALLRASKPDQVAALELTIQELIRQLVREREFLLRILRAGGFAKLRPYLDTLDETARVGVETTLARLSDFEQTSARQATINADLAMALWTQSGELLRHFQNKVAPRERNTYTAKGTWYNRPTTAALVRGRL; from the coding sequence ATGGAGTGCGCCATGCTTGAGATCATAACCGACAGTCTGACCCGCCAAACAAAAGGCTCGCAGCTTCTGACCATCCTCTTGCAGGAAGAATATGCCTTGTTGCGCGCGAGCAAGCCCGATCAGGTCGCGGCTTTGGAGCTGACCATCCAGGAATTGATTCGGCAGCTGGTGCGCGAACGCGAATTCTTGCTCCGCATTCTGCGGGCCGGAGGCTTTGCCAAGCTGCGTCCATATCTGGATACCCTGGACGAGACAGCCCGGGTCGGCGTGGAGACGACGCTGGCCAGACTGAGCGATTTCGAACAAACGAGCGCCCGCCAGGCGACCATCAACGCCGATTTGGCCATGGCCCTGTGGACCCAAAGCGGCGAACTGCTGCGTCATTTCCAGAACAAGGTCGCCCCCCGGGAGCGCAACACCTACACGGCCAAGGGGACTTGGTATAACCGGCCGACCACGGCCGCCTTGGTGCGCGGGAGGCTCTGA